A region from the Muribaculum gordoncarteri genome encodes:
- a CDS encoding alpha/beta hydrolase-fold protein, whose product MNHLITAVVMTLLPMTALAVDDTPHGTPASTNIPEAQYPCVDSQSRATFKLAAKDAKDVKVDICGKKYDMTKDADGVWTGTTDPLVEGFHYYFLVVDGVSVIDPATEAFFGCGKMSGGIEIPESKEAAAYYTFDKNVPHGQVRECKYYSNLENAERRCFVYTPAEYETSPQKRYPVLYLQHGMGEDERGWSQQGMMANIMDNQIAAGKCVPMIVVMDYGNCGYSFGARKGETMEQFGASFTPIMLEEIIPFIDGNFRTLTDRDNRAMAGLSWGGRETFQTALPNLDKFSHIGTFSGALFLPLDQIPTLYGGVFADADAFNSKVHTLFMGMGSEENFGSDRISQALRDNGINCIYYESPGTHHEWLTWRRCLNEFLPLIFKSDKK is encoded by the coding sequence ATGAACCATCTAATTACCGCTGTGGTCATGACGCTACTGCCAATGACCGCGTTGGCCGTAGACGACACTCCTCACGGAACTCCCGCTTCGACCAACATCCCCGAAGCGCAGTATCCCTGTGTCGATTCACAGTCACGCGCCACGTTTAAGCTTGCTGCTAAGGATGCCAAGGATGTAAAAGTCGACATCTGCGGCAAGAAGTATGACATGACAAAGGATGCCGACGGCGTGTGGACCGGAACCACCGATCCGCTTGTCGAGGGCTTCCACTACTATTTCCTTGTTGTCGACGGTGTTTCGGTCATCGACCCCGCTACCGAGGCCTTCTTCGGCTGCGGCAAGATGTCGGGCGGCATCGAGATTCCCGAGTCAAAGGAGGCTGCCGCTTACTATACGTTTGACAAGAACGTTCCTCACGGACAGGTGCGCGAGTGCAAGTATTACTCCAATCTGGAGAATGCCGAGCGTCGCTGCTTCGTCTACACCCCCGCCGAGTATGAAACATCGCCTCAGAAGCGTTATCCCGTTCTCTACCTCCAGCACGGAATGGGCGAGGACGAGCGCGGATGGTCGCAGCAGGGCATGATGGCCAACATCATGGACAACCAGATTGCTGCCGGCAAGTGCGTGCCCATGATTGTGGTTATGGACTACGGCAACTGCGGTTACTCATTCGGAGCACGCAAGGGCGAAACGATGGAGCAGTTTGGCGCATCGTTCACTCCCATCATGCTTGAGGAGATCATTCCTTTCATCGACGGCAACTTCCGCACTCTCACCGACCGCGACAACCGTGCCATGGCAGGCCTCTCATGGGGTGGACGCGAAACATTCCAGACCGCGCTTCCCAATCTTGACAAGTTCTCGCACATAGGCACATTCAGCGGCGCGCTCTTCCTCCCGCTTGATCAGATACCCACTCTCTACGGTGGCGTGTTTGCCGATGCCGACGCTTTCAACTCCAAGGTTCACACCCTCTTCATGGGAATGGGCTCGGAGGAGAATTTCGGAAGCGACCGCATCAGCCAGGCTCTCCGCGACAACGGCATCAACTGCATCTACTATGAGTCGCCCGGCACTCATCATGAGTGGCTCACATGGCGTCGTTGCCTCAATGAATTTTTACCGTTGATATTTAAATCTGACAAGAAATGA